The following is a genomic window from Polyangia bacterium.
TCCACCGTGGCGCGAGATCGTGGCCACGTTCCTGGGCAACGTTTCTTTCTGTTGGCTTGCAAACAAAGAATCTTCGTTCGCGGGCTCGAAGCCTGCTCCTGCATTGTCAGATGCGCCCCGTTGAGGTTGCGATAATCGAGGTGGCCTGGCTTCTTCCTGTCGACGTGAATGGCTATAGGGTCAAAGCTGATCGGCCCCAGGTTACGCCGTTTCCCTTTCCCCGACGGCCGACAAACCACGACCTCCTCGGCCTGGCCACACCTGCAAACTTTGCCGGCGCCAAGGGGTCGATCGGCGCCGAAGCTGCCCGGGCCGCTTCGGACCTCGCCCGCGTGGCCGCCATGCTCGAACCGAAGGAAACAGAGCAGGACGACCGCCCGACCGAAATCCACGTGTACACCGGCATGCGGCCGCCTCGCGAGGTGGCTCACCAGGACGGCGAGCACGCGGAAAGCCCAGACCCGAAGTGCCCGATGTGCTCCGACCAGACGGGAGGCGAGCCATGAGCATCGACGCCGACGCGCTGGCGTCTCTGTTCGCCGCGCTGGCGGCAATTCCCCCGCGGCTCGCCGCTCTTGAGCGGGAGAACGCCGAGACGCGCGCCACGATGGACGCGATACGTGCCGCCCTTCCCCCTGCCCTGCTCACGGTCCCTGCCGCAGCCCAAGCGTTCAAGGTGAGTGTCCCGACCATGCGCCGTTGGGTGAAAGCGGGCGAGGTGCCGACGGTCAAAGTCGGGAACACCATCCGGGTCGACCTTTCGCGCCTCCACGGAACTGACGATTTCACGATCGCCCGACTTGCCCGCGCATCGCGAACTGACGGCAGTTGCCGTGGCTGATCCTTTGCCAGGGAAAGCTCTTGTCACCGGTACCGAATACGGTACCATTGTCCCAATGGGACGCAGGCCTTCAGAGACTCTTGAGCAAGCGCGGCGCAGCCAGGCCAACATTAGGTTTCGGGACCTCTGCAAGCTGGTAGAGGCGATCGGGGACGTGGAACGAAGGCAGAGCGGATCGCATCGGGTGTTCACGCATCAGAAGCGGACCGCACTGCCGATGATCAATCTTCAGAGCGACGGTGCGACCGCGAAGCCCTATCAGGTTCGGCAAGTCCTGCGTCTCATCGACGAGCACAACCTGGAGGTGACATCGTGAAGCAGGCATTCCGTTATCGAATCGTGACCGAGTGGAGCGACGAAGATCAGGCCTTCATCGCGCGAGTCCCGGCGTTCCCGGGATGCATCGCGCACGGGAAGACGGCCGAGCAGGCGACGCATGAAGCAGAGCACGCGGCGAAGTTGATGCTCGACGTGTTGCGCGAGGACAAGAAAGCACCGCCTCCCGAAGACGCGGTAGCAGACTTCTCGGGACAGCTACGGCTGCGACTGCCGAAGTCACTGCACGAGGAAGTGTCGCGGCTGGCCACGGCCGAGGGAGTGTCGCTCAATACGCTGCTTCTCTCTCTGGTGGCCGAGGGCTGCGGCCGGCGATCACCCGAACCGGTGCGCGAGCCCGACAAGTCGGCACGCCCCGGCAAGAGGAAGGCGGTGGCCTGATGCCCAGGAAATCGCGGCGACGCCCGCACAACATGGCACCGTCTATCAGCGGGGTCCCGGCAATAGGTAGCCTTCCGGATCAACGGACGACGGCGATATTGACGGGGCTACGCCACGTTCGCTCCGGCCGACAAGGCGCGCGCCAAGCTCGCCGCGGACATGGCCGCTGCTCAAAGCCTGGAAGCTGAAAACCGGGGGCAAGGGTTCCGTCGTGCCGCCGATGCGCAGCGACGGGCGCCACTGCGACGATCACACCCTTCGGGGCTAACTGCCCTCAAGACCGATCTCTTCAGCCCCGCCGACCTCGCCGCCATGACGATCGATCTCTCACCAGGTGATGCCCGCACCGGTACCGTTGGCTACGTTGTGGCTACGCAGGATGTAGACGCCGGCGCCGCGAAGTCGTAAGTATTCGAGATCTTTCTTCGCGAGGATGGCGGAACTGGTAGACGCGCCAGACTTAGGATCTGGTTCCGAAAGGAGTGGAGGTTCAAGTCCTCTTCCTCGCACGACAATGAACGCCTGAGGAAGCCGGCTCTTCGTGAAACGCCACAATAAGGCTGAGACGCTGGTCAACAAGGCGATCGAAGCGCTGCGGCTGGGAAACCGCGCGCAAGCCCAGGCGTTGATCCGGCGCGCGCGCGAGGCGGCGCCACGCGATCCCCACGTTCTTCGAACGTTGGCGGACGTGGCTTTGATTCTGGAAGACATCGACGGTGCCGCGGCTTATCTGGAAGAGGCGATCAGCCATCACCCGCCGCCGCCGCCAGCCGCCTGGCCGCGCATCCTGGGTGAGCTGCGCGTGCGGCAAGGCAACCTGGACGACGCCGTGGGCTGGTTTCAGGTT
Proteins encoded in this region:
- a CDS encoding helix-turn-helix domain-containing protein, which gives rise to MSIDADALASLFAALAAIPPRLAALERENAETRATMDAIRAALPPALLTVPAAAQAFKVSVPTMRRWVKAGEVPTVKVGNTIRVDLSRLHGTDDFTIARLARASRTDGSCRG
- a CDS encoding type II toxin-antitoxin system HicA family toxin, with protein sequence MGRRPSETLEQARRSQANIRFRDLCKLVEAIGDVERRQSGSHRVFTHQKRTALPMINLQSDGATAKPYQVRQVLRLIDEHNLEVTS
- a CDS encoding type II toxin-antitoxin system HicB family antitoxin; protein product: MKQAFRYRIVTEWSDEDQAFIARVPAFPGCIAHGKTAEQATHEAEHAAKLMLDVLREDKKAPPPEDAVADFSGQLRLRLPKSLHEEVSRLATAEGVSLNTLLLSLVAEGCGRRSPEPVREPDKSARPGKRKAVA